Proteins encoded within one genomic window of Cryptococcus tetragattii IND107 chromosome 12, whole genome shotgun sequence:
- a CDS encoding proliferating cell nuclear antigen (pcna), with amino-acid sequence MLEARVKQAVVLKKLLDAIKELVSDGNLDCTEEGISLQAMDNSHIALVALKLEASEFDEYRCDRNMPLGVNLASLTKILKCAKDTDVVTLKASDDADSLNLIFESPKEDRVGEYEMKLMDIDQEHLGIPDTQYDATVSMSSAEFARICRDLAVLGESVKIECSKEGVTFSADGEVGKGSVLLRQNAGQDRSRVKNEDEMDEDEKSDIKPKTKRGARRDPDEDDEDGQKSDVDVKPDIEGEDELQEEEEQEEGEERLKKRKAGAKKDKGNKRARKEDGEEPGVSIILERQVSLTFSLKYLTNFAKSAPLAREVTLHMSNDVPLLVQFEFEQGTLQFFLAPKIADE; translated from the exons ATGCTGGAAGCGCGTGTAAAGCAAGCTGTAGTTCTCAAGAAGCTCTTGGATG CTATCAAGGAGCTTGTCTCTGATGGTAACCTCGACTGTACTGAGGAAGGTATC TCTCTTCAAGCCATGGACAACTCTCACATCGCCCTTGTCGCCTTAAAGCTTGAAGCTTCCGAATTCGATGAATACAGATGTGACCGGAACATGCCTCTCGGTGTCAAT CTCGCCTCTTTGACCAAGATTCTCAAGTGTGCTAAAGACACTGATGTTGTTACCCTGAAAGCTTCTGACGACGCTGATTCACTTAATCTCATATTTGAATCTCCTA AGGAGGATCGCGTTGGCGAGTACGAAATGAAGCTAATGGACATCGACCAAGAACATCTTGGAATCCCTGACACTCAATATGACGCCACCGTTTCCATGTCCTCTGCCGAATTTGCTCGGATCTGCCGTGATCTCGCTGTCCTAGGCGAGTCAGTCAAAATCGAATGCTCCAAGGAGGGTGTCACTTTTTCCGCGGACGGTGAAGTTGGAAAAGGTTCGGTTCTTCTCCGTCAAAATGCCGGTCAGGACAGAAGCAGAGtcaagaatgaagatgagatggatgaggatgaaaaatCGGATATCAAACCCAAAACAAAGCGAGGAGCCAGACGCGACCCtgacgaggatgacgaggacgGTCAGAAATCAGACGTTGACGTGAAGCCGGATATCGAAGGGG AGGACGAACttcaggaggaagaagagcaggaagaaggtgaggagCGGCTTAAGAAGCGAAAGGCGGGTgccaagaaggacaag GGCAACAAGCGAGccaggaaggaggatggtgaagaaccTGGAGTGTCTATCATTCTTGAACGACAAGTCTCTCTCACATTCTCTTTGAAATACCTCACCAATTTTGCCAAATCTGCTCCCCTGGCCAGAGAAGTCACTTTGCATATGAGTAATGATGTGCCTCTTCTGGTGCAGTTTGAGTTTGAACAAGGAACATTGCAATTCTTTTTGGCGCCTAAG ATTGCGGACGAGTAA
- a CDS encoding chorismate mutase, with translation MMNFTTGANTSELLSLDRIRSQLIRLEDTIIFLLIERAQFAYNRKIYEAGAFKDEIEFDGSWLGWFLYETETFHAKARRFTSPDEHPFTPMDRLPQPILKPQKFPTLLYQPAATHPSVNVNSRILQFYVEHIVPGITGAGKGKTESEDDGNYGSSATRDVEVLQALSRRIHFGMFVSESKFLSAPHDFIPHILASPPNTDALAGLITKPAVEAKLLVRLANKARIYGCEMDADGRLIEVPDEEMGARGKIDLASVVSMYKDWVIPLTKDVEVDYLIHRLDGVPQSQIDEWMKGKSQ, from the exons ATGATGAACTTCACTACGGGAGCAAACACTTCAGAACTTCTTTCTTTAGATCGCATCAGGTCACAGCTTATTCGACTCGAGGacaccatcatcttct TGCTTATCGAGCGAGCTCAGTTCGCGTATAACAGGAAAATTTATGAGGCAGGGGCATTCAAAGATGAAATAGAGTTTGACGGGAGCTGGCTTGGATGGTTCTTGTACGAGACCGAGACTTTCCATG CAAAGGCCCGACGCTTTACAAG CCCCGATGAACATCCTTTCACCCCAATGGACAGGCTTCCGCAGCCTATCCTCAAACCTCAAAAATTCCCCACTCTTTTGTATCAACCCGCTGCTACCCACCCTTCCGTAAATGTCAACTCAAGGATCCTTCAGTTCTACGTGGAACATATTGTTCCCGGTATCACTGGTGcgggcaagggcaagactGAAtctgaggatgatggtaaCTACGGCAGTTCAGCCACTCGAGATGTTGAGGTATTGCAGGCTTTGAGCCGAAGGATACACTTCG GTATGTTTGTTTCTGAGAGTAAATTCCTCTCCGCACCTCATGACTTCATCCCACATATCCTCGCCTCTCCTCCAAACACCGATGCTTTGGCAGGTCTCATTACCAAACCAGCTGTGGAAGCAAAGTTGCTTGTCCGATTGGCCAACAAGGCAAGGATTTATGGGTGTGAGATGGATGCGGACGGTCGATTAATTGAGGTTCCTGACGAGGAGATGGGTGCCAGAGGGAAGATTGATCTGGCCTCGGTGGTGAGCATGTACAAGGACTGGGTCATCCCCCTTACCAAGGATGTTGAA GTGGACTATCTTATTCACCGTTTGGACGGTGTCCCTCAGTCTCAAATTGATGAATggatgaagggcaagagtCAGTAG